The Streptomyces laurentii genome contains a region encoding:
- a CDS encoding transcription-repair coupling factor (ATP binding site [chemical binding];~ATP-binding site [chemical binding];~CarD-like/TRCF domain; smart01058;~DEAD-like helicases superfamily. A diverse family of proteins involved in ATP-dependent RNA or DNA unwinding. This domain contains the ATP-binding region; cd00046;~Helicase superfamily c-terminal domain; associated with DEXDc-, DEAD-, and DEAH-box proteins, yeast initiation factor 4A, Ski2p, and Hepatitis C virus NS3 helicases; this domain is foundin a wide variety of helicases and helicase related proteins; may...; cd00079;~This domain is foundin proteins necessary for strand-specific repair in DNA such as TRCF in Escherichia coli; smart00982;~Transcription-repair coupling factor (superfamily II helicase) [DNA replication,recombination, and repair / Transcription]; COG1197;~identified by MetaGeneAnnotator; putative;~nucleotide binding region [chemical binding];~putative Mg++ binding site [ion binding];~transcription-repair coupling factor [Streptomyces cattleya NRRL 8057 = DSM46488]) yields MSLHGLLDLVVHDAALAEAVDAARDGNRPHVDLVGPPAARPFAVAALARDAARPVLAVTATTREAEDLAAALRTLLDPDTVVDYPSWETLPHERLSPRSDTVGRRLAVLRRLAHPSPDDPATGRVSVVVAPVRSVLQPQVKGLGELEPVALRTGRQADLEDVVAGLAAAAYSRVELVEKRGEFAVRGGILDVFPPTEEHPLRVEFWGDDVEEIRYFKVADQRSLEVAEHGLWAPPCRELLLTDSVRERAAALAEEHPELGELLGKIAEGIAVDGMESLAPVLVDDMELLLDVLPAGSMTVVCDPERVRTRAADLVATSQEFLAASWAATAGGGEAPIDVGAASLWGIADVRDRARELGMMWWSVSPFAATDTELDGDTLQLGMRAPEAYRGDTARALADTKGWLAEGWRTVYVTEAHGPASRTAEVLSGEGVPARLDPDLPDADALSPSVVHVSCGAIDYGFVDPGLRLAVLTETDLTGQKAAGKDGRRMPAKRRKTIDPLTLEAGDYIVHEQHGVGRYIEMVQRTVQGATREYLLVEYAPAKRGQPGDRLYIPTDQLEQVTKYVGGEAPTLHRLGGADWTKTKARAKKAVKEIAADLIKLYSARMAAPGHSFGADTPWQRELEDAFPYAETPDQLSTIAEVKEDMEKSIPMDRLICGDVGYGKTEIAVRAAFKAVQDGKQVAVLVPTTLLVQQHFGTFSERYSQFPVNVRALSRFQTDTEAKATLEGLREGSVDVVIGTHRLFSSETKFKDLGLVVVDEEQRFGVEHKEQLKKLRANVDVLTMSATPIPRTLEMAVTGIREMSTITTPPEERHPVLTFVGPYEEKQIGAAVRRELLREGQVFYIHNRVESIDRAAARLREIVPEARIATAHGQMSEQALEQVVVDFWEKKFDVLVSTTIVESGIDISNANTLIVERGDNFGLSQLHQLRGRVGRSRERGYAYFLYPPEKPLTETAHERLATIAQHTEMGAGMYVAMKDLEIRGAGNLLGGEQSGHIAGVGFDLYVRMVGEAVADYRASLEGGVEEEPPLEVKIELPVDAHVPHDYAPGERLRLQAYRSIASANSEEDIKAVREELTDRYGKLPEPVENLLLVAGLRMLARACGVGEIVLQGPNIRFAPVELRESQELRLKRLYPRTVIKPAVHQILVPRPTSGRIGGKPVVGRELLAWTGEFLAEILGS; encoded by the coding sequence ATGAGCCTGCACGGTCTGCTTGACCTCGTCGTCCACGACGCGGCCCTCGCCGAGGCGGTCGACGCCGCCCGCGACGGCAACCGCCCCCATGTCGACCTGGTCGGCCCGCCCGCCGCCCGCCCCTTCGCCGTCGCCGCCCTGGCCCGGGACGCCGCCCGCCCGGTGCTCGCGGTGACCGCGACGACCCGGGAGGCGGAGGATCTGGCGGCGGCACTCCGTACGTTGCTGGACCCGGACACGGTGGTGGACTACCCGTCGTGGGAGACGCTGCCGCACGAGCGGCTTTCGCCGCGGTCGGACACGGTCGGCCGTCGTCTCGCGGTGCTGCGCCGGCTGGCGCATCCGTCTCCGGACGATCCGGCGACGGGCCGGGTCAGTGTGGTGGTGGCGCCGGTCCGTTCGGTGCTGCAGCCGCAGGTGAAGGGGCTGGGTGAGCTGGAGCCGGTGGCGCTGCGCACGGGCCGGCAGGCGGATCTGGAGGACGTGGTCGCGGGCCTTGCCGCCGCCGCGTACTCGCGCGTCGAACTGGTCGAGAAGCGGGGCGAGTTCGCGGTCCGCGGCGGCATCCTGGATGTGTTCCCGCCGACGGAGGAGCATCCGCTCCGGGTGGAGTTCTGGGGCGACGACGTCGAGGAGATCCGTTACTTCAAGGTCGCGGACCAGCGCTCCCTCGAAGTGGCGGAGCACGGCCTGTGGGCCCCGCCCTGCCGTGAGCTGCTGCTCACCGACTCCGTACGGGAGCGGGCCGCGGCGCTCGCCGAGGAGCACCCGGAGCTGGGCGAGCTGCTCGGCAAGATCGCCGAGGGGATCGCGGTCGACGGCATGGAGTCCCTGGCTCCGGTCCTGGTCGACGACATGGAGCTGCTCCTGGACGTCCTGCCCGCGGGCTCGATGACGGTGGTCTGCGACCCGGAGCGGGTGCGGACGAGGGCGGCGGACCTGGTGGCGACGAGCCAGGAGTTCCTGGCGGCGTCGTGGGCGGCGACGGCGGGCGGCGGCGAGGCGCCGATCGATGTCGGCGCGGCGTCGCTGTGGGGGATCGCGGACGTCCGGGACCGGGCGCGCGAGCTGGGCATGATGTGGTGGTCGGTGTCGCCGTTCGCGGCGACGGACACGGAGCTGGACGGCGACACGCTCCAGCTCGGCATGCGCGCCCCGGAGGCGTACCGCGGCGATACGGCGCGCGCGCTCGCGGACACGAAGGGCTGGCTGGCGGAGGGCTGGCGCACGGTGTACGTGACGGAGGCGCACGGCCCCGCGTCCCGTACGGCCGAGGTGCTGTCGGGCGAGGGCGTCCCGGCCCGGCTGGACCCGGATCTGCCGGACGCCGACGCGCTGTCGCCGTCGGTGGTGCACGTGTCGTGCGGTGCGATCGACTACGGCTTCGTGGATCCGGGCCTGCGTCTCGCGGTGCTGACGGAGACCGACTTGACCGGCCAGAAGGCGGCGGGCAAGGACGGCCGCCGGATGCCGGCGAAGCGCCGTAAGACGATCGACCCGCTGACGCTGGAGGCGGGCGACTACATCGTCCACGAGCAGCATGGTGTGGGCCGCTACATCGAGATGGTGCAGCGTACGGTGCAGGGCGCGACGCGTGAGTACCTGCTCGTGGAGTACGCGCCCGCGAAGCGCGGCCAGCCCGGCGACCGGCTGTACATCCCGACGGACCAGCTGGAGCAGGTCACCAAGTACGTGGGTGGCGAGGCGCCGACGCTGCACCGGCTCGGCGGCGCGGACTGGACGAAGACGAAGGCGCGGGCGAAGAAGGCGGTCAAGGAGATCGCCGCCGATCTGATCAAGCTGTACAGCGCGCGGATGGCGGCGCCGGGGCACTCCTTCGGCGCGGACACGCCGTGGCAGCGGGAGCTGGAGGACGCGTTCCCGTACGCGGAGACGCCGGACCAGCTGTCGACGATCGCCGAGGTGAAGGAGGACATGGAGAAGTCGATCCCGATGGACCGGCTGATCTGTGGCGACGTCGGCTACGGCAAGACGGAGATCGCGGTCCGGGCGGCGTTCAAGGCGGTGCAGGACGGCAAGCAGGTCGCGGTCCTCGTCCCGACGACGCTCCTCGTACAGCAGCACTTCGGCACGTTCTCGGAGCGCTACTCCCAATTCCCGGTCAATGTACGGGCGTTGTCCCGTTTCCAGACGGACACGGAGGCGAAGGCGACGCTCGAAGGGCTGCGCGAGGGGTCGGTGGACGTCGTCATCGGCACGCACCGCCTGTTCTCGTCGGAGACGAAGTTCAAGGACCTGGGCCTGGTCGTCGTCGACGAGGAGCAGCGGTTCGGTGTCGAGCACAAGGAGCAGCTGAAGAAGCTGCGCGCCAACGTCGACGTGCTGACGATGTCCGCGACCCCCATCCCCCGTACGCTGGAGATGGCGGTCACCGGCATCCGCGAGATGTCGACGATCACCACCCCGCCGGAGGAGCGGCACCCGGTGCTGACGTTCGTCGGCCCGTACGAGGAGAAGCAGATCGGCGCGGCGGTGCGCCGTGAACTGCTGCGCGAGGGCCAGGTCTTCTACATCCACAACCGGGTCGAGTCGATCGACCGGGCCGCGGCCCGGCTGCGCGAGATCGTGCCGGAGGCGCGGATCGCGACGGCGCACGGGCAGATGTCCGAACAGGCCCTGGAACAGGTCGTGGTGGACTTCTGGGAGAAGAAGTTCGACGTGCTGGTGTCGACGACGATCGTCGAGTCCGGCATCGACATCTCCAACGCGAACACCCTGATCGTCGAGCGCGGCGACAACTTCGGCCTGTCGCAGCTGCACCAGCTGCGCGGCCGGGTCGGCCGGAGCCGCGAGCGCGGTTACGCGTACTTCCTCTACCCGCCGGAGAAGCCGCTGACGGAGACCGCGCACGAGCGGCTGGCGACGATCGCCCAGCACACGGAGATGGGCGCGGGCATGTACGTGGCGATGAAGGACCTGGAGATCCGCGGCGCGGGCAATCTGCTCGGCGGCGAGCAGTCGGGTCACATCGCGGGCGTCGGTTTCGATCTGTACGTACGGATGGTGGGCGAGGCCGTCGCCGACTACCGGGCGTCCCTGGAGGGCGGCGTGGAGGAGGAGCCGCCGCTGGAGGTCAAGATCGAGCTGCCGGTCGACGCGCACGTCCCGCACGACTACGCGCCGGGGGAGCGGCTGCGCCTGCAGGCGTACCGGTCGATCGCGTCGGCGAACTCGGAGGAGGACATCAAGGCGGTACGGGAGGAGCTGACCGACCGCTACGGCAAGCTGCCCGAGCCCGTCGAGAACCTTCTCCTCGTCGCCGGTCTGCGCATGCTGGCCCGCGCCTGCGGCGTCGGCGAGATCGTGCTGCAGGGCCCCAACATCCGCTTCGCGCCGGTGGAGTTGCGCGAGTCGCAGGAGCTGCGCCTGAAGCGGCTGTACCCGCGTACGGTCATCAAGCCGGCCGTCCACCAGATTCTGGTCCCGCGTCCGACGAGCGGCAGGATCGGCGGCAAGCCGGTGGTGGGCCGCGAACTCCTGGCGTGGACGGGCGAGTTCCTGGCGGAGATCCTCGGTTCCTGA
- a CDS encoding marR family transcriptional regulator (Helix-turn-helix domains; cl00088;~MarR family transcriptional regulator [Streptomyces himastatinicus ATCC53653];~helix_turn_helix multiple antibiotic resistance protein; smart00347;~identified by MetaGeneAnnotator; putative): MTTIAKVSAASSDQAMWGRVLSLHAHVERQLTQALQRKHGVGLSEFRALECLVRAEDGALRMQELAEKVGLGQSSVTRLVGRLFSAGFVARDFCPNDKRGVYAVITDSGKGRYADARGTYAEVLSAALNAAGADPELTGTVQSLRSAL, translated from the coding sequence ATGACCACGATCGCCAAGGTGTCGGCCGCGTCGTCCGATCAGGCCATGTGGGGGAGAGTCCTCAGCCTGCACGCACATGTGGAGCGCCAGCTCACCCAGGCTCTGCAGCGCAAGCACGGAGTGGGGCTCTCCGAGTTCCGCGCTCTGGAGTGCCTCGTCCGGGCCGAGGACGGCGCGCTGCGCATGCAGGAGCTCGCCGAGAAGGTCGGGCTCGGGCAGAGCTCGGTGACCCGCCTGGTGGGCCGGCTCTTCTCGGCCGGATTCGTCGCCCGCGACTTCTGCCCCAATGACAAGCGCGGTGTCTATGCCGTCATCACCGATTCGGGGAAGGGGCGCTACGCCGACGCGCGCGGTACCTATGCCGAGGTCCTCAGTGCGGCGTTGAACGCCGCCGGCGCCGACCCCGAACTGACCGGCACCGTCCAGTCGTTGCGCAGTGCTCTCTGA
- a CDS encoding sugE protein (Small Multidrug Resistance protein; cl00910;~SugE protein [Streptomyces himastatinicus ATCC53653];~identified by MetaGeneAnnotator; putative), producing the protein MQWLYLAIADIFEIAVAIAAGKAEGFKNRKWTIATLVSGAIGTYFLSKALLTFNVGVGYAIWTSIAGVGITLLGALLFGQRLNWRKALGILAIIVGVVGLQLSGAA; encoded by the coding sequence ATGCAGTGGCTCTATCTCGCCATCGCCGACATCTTCGAGATCGCCGTCGCCATCGCGGCCGGCAAGGCCGAGGGCTTCAAGAACCGCAAGTGGACCATCGCGACCCTGGTCAGCGGTGCCATCGGAACGTACTTCCTCAGCAAGGCGCTGCTGACCTTCAACGTCGGTGTCGGCTACGCCATTTGGACCTCCATCGCCGGCGTCGGCATCACCCTGCTGGGTGCGCTGCTCTTCGGCCAGCGGCTGAACTGGCGCAAGGCGCTGGGCATCCTCGCCATCATCGTCGGCGTCGTCGGCCTCCAGCTCAGTGGTGCCGCCTGA
- a CDS encoding sugE protein (Small Multidrug Resistance protein; cl00910;~SugE protein [Streptomyces himastatinicus ATCC53653];~identified by MetaGeneAnnotator; putative) — protein MSDTTPSTANSWLMLLLAGGFEVGYALAVGGSHGFTLLTWSLVAVVFFLLTLWALSAALRTIDVALGYAVWAGIGSAGAALLGPVFFDETLTLPQALWLGLIIIGVIWLKLADRTKGAADAVTAPRDARELTDPRETQGA, from the coding sequence ATGTCCGACACCACCCCCTCCACGGCCAACTCCTGGCTGATGCTCCTGCTCGCCGGCGGGTTCGAAGTCGGCTACGCCCTGGCAGTCGGAGGCAGCCACGGCTTCACGCTCCTGACCTGGTCCCTGGTCGCCGTCGTCTTCTTCCTCCTGACGCTCTGGGCGCTGAGCGCCGCCCTGCGCACCATCGACGTCGCTCTCGGATACGCCGTCTGGGCCGGTATCGGCTCGGCGGGCGCGGCACTGCTCGGCCCGGTCTTCTTCGACGAGACCCTCACCCTGCCCCAGGCCCTGTGGCTGGGCCTGATCATCATCGGCGTGATCTGGCTCAAGCTCGCCGACAGGACCAAGGGCGCCGCCGATGCCGTCACCGCGCCGCGGGACGCGCGGGAGCTCACCGACCCGCGCGAGACCCAGGGTGCCTGA
- a CDS encoding lipoprotein (Protein of unknown function DUF262; cl14890;~identified by MetaGeneAnnotator; putative;~lipoprotein [Streptomyces ghanaensis ATCC14672]), with amino-acid sequence MSTYQKALAASAFALLALFTNAACSPDGAGPGTGSGSSSRSGSGSGGGDGSSSRSATGTSPLVNPDGTKPGLAPLTTAADRAAGRALIESVRTKGRGPKTGYARDKFGYAWMDTADGVPLARNGCDTRNDLLRRDGRNLTFRKGSDCVVTAMTLNDPYTGTTIDWRKEKASAVQIDHVVPLSYSWQMGSSAWPESKRKQLANDTLNLLPVEGRANSSKSDSGPATWLPPDKGIRCSYAVRFAQVANKYRMPVTAPDKQAMLSQCGG; translated from the coding sequence GTGTCGACCTATCAGAAAGCCCTGGCGGCCTCGGCCTTTGCCCTCCTCGCGCTGTTCACCAACGCCGCGTGCTCCCCGGACGGAGCCGGACCGGGAACCGGCTCCGGCTCCAGCTCCCGTTCCGGCTCAGGATCCGGCGGTGGTGACGGCTCCTCGTCGCGGTCGGCGACCGGGACGAGTCCGCTGGTCAACCCGGACGGGACGAAGCCGGGTCTCGCGCCCCTGACGACCGCGGCCGACCGGGCCGCCGGCCGCGCGCTCATCGAGAGCGTCCGGACGAAGGGGCGCGGACCCAAGACGGGGTACGCCCGCGACAAGTTCGGCTACGCCTGGATGGACACCGCCGACGGCGTACCGCTGGCCCGCAACGGCTGCGACACCCGGAACGACCTGCTGCGCCGCGACGGCCGGAACCTGACCTTCCGCAAGGGTTCCGACTGCGTCGTCACGGCCATGACCCTGAACGACCCGTACACCGGCACCACCATCGACTGGCGCAAGGAGAAGGCCTCCGCGGTCCAGATAGACCACGTGGTACCGCTGTCGTACAGCTGGCAGATGGGTTCGTCGGCCTGGCCCGAGAGCAAGCGCAAGCAGCTCGCCAACGACACCCTCAACCTCCTCCCGGTCGAGGGCCGCGCCAACTCCTCCAAGAGCGACTCCGGCCCCGCGACCTGGCTGCCGCCGGACAAGGGCATCCGCTGCTCGTACGCCGTCCGCTTCGCCCAGGTCGCCAACAAGTACCGGATGCCGGTGACGGCCCCGGACAAGCAGGCGATGCTGAGTCAGTGCGGCGGCTGA
- a CDS encoding tetR-family transcriptional regulator (TetR-family transcriptional regulator [Streptomyces albus J1074];~identified by MetaGeneAnnotator; putative) — MPRGGAADPRTVGIAAWSLAHGFATLLLTRNLDDALAGRDPGEAFRSLAGLLGAARPGDAEAE; from the coding sequence ATGCCGAGGGGCGGGGCGGCCGACCCCCGTACCGTCGGCATCGCCGCCTGGTCCCTCGCCCACGGATTCGCGACCCTGCTGCTCACCCGCAACCTGGACGACGCACTGGCCGGACGCGACCCGGGCGAGGCGTTCCGCTCCCTCGCCGGGCTGCTCGGCGCCGCCCGACCGGGCGACGCCGAGGCGGAGTAG
- a CDS encoding isomerase (identified by MetaGeneAnnotator; putative;~sequence version:1): MNDNDTRTGTVSIKVWSDYVCPFCMLAEGPLHEATHDLDVEIEWMPFELRPHPTPTLRPEDDYLPAIWARAVYPMARRMGVDITLPTVSPQPYTRLAFEGYQYAAEHGRAAEYTPRMLRAFFQENRDIGRLDVLTDIARELGLDGDGFAQALTAGTYTAAHEEALRTAAAYRVTVAPTLIIGERHRIEGVPSPAQIRKAVLDIQAEQAVAHGAACGIDGC, translated from the coding sequence GTGAACGACAACGACACCCGGACCGGCACGGTCTCCATCAAGGTCTGGTCCGACTACGTCTGCCCGTTCTGCATGCTCGCCGAGGGCCCGCTGCACGAGGCCACCCACGACCTGGACGTCGAGATCGAGTGGATGCCCTTCGAACTGCGGCCCCACCCCACCCCCACCCTGCGGCCGGAGGACGACTACCTGCCGGCGATCTGGGCCCGCGCGGTCTACCCGATGGCCCGCCGGATGGGCGTGGACATCACCCTGCCCACCGTCTCGCCCCAGCCCTACACCCGGCTGGCGTTCGAGGGCTACCAGTACGCCGCCGAGCACGGCCGCGCCGCCGAGTACACCCCGCGGATGCTGCGCGCGTTCTTCCAGGAGAACCGGGACATCGGCCGGCTGGACGTCCTCACCGACATCGCCCGCGAACTGGGCCTGGACGGTGACGGTTTCGCCCAGGCACTGACCGCCGGCACCTACACCGCCGCCCACGAGGAGGCGCTGCGCACCGCCGCCGCGTACCGCGTCACCGTCGCCCCCACGCTCATCATCGGCGAACGCCACCGCATCGAGGGCGTCCCCTCACCGGCCCAGATCCGCAAGGCCGTCCTCGACATCCAGGCCGAACAGGCCGTCGCCCACGGTGCCGCCTGCGGCATCGACGGGTGCTGA
- a CDS encoding guanine deaminase (identified by MetaGeneAnnotator; putative;~sequence version:1), producing MYNEISPDELTAYAREAVRISREHVAEGGIPFSGLVVNNGRVLGTGFNRVREDNDPTAHAEVVALRKAAATYGLRATTGATLFASGEPCALCYMASLHFNVGHIVHVVDRKTAARYGFDYSGSYSIFARDPSLWPVKVTSLPVPEGTEPFEDFLNRRRT from the coding sequence ATGTACAACGAGATCTCCCCGGACGAGCTGACCGCGTACGCCCGCGAAGCCGTCCGCATCAGCCGCGAGCACGTCGCCGAGGGCGGCATCCCGTTCTCCGGTCTGGTCGTCAACAACGGCCGCGTCCTGGGAACCGGCTTCAACCGGGTGCGCGAGGACAACGACCCCACCGCGCACGCCGAGGTGGTGGCCCTGCGGAAGGCCGCCGCCACATACGGACTGCGCGCCACCACCGGGGCCACGCTCTTCGCCTCGGGCGAGCCCTGCGCCCTGTGCTACATGGCCTCCCTGCACTTCAACGTCGGCCACATCGTCCACGTCGTGGACCGCAAGACGGCCGCCCGCTACGGCTTCGACTACTCGGGCTCGTACTCGATCTTCGCCCGGGACCCGTCCCTGTGGCCGGTCAAGGTCACCTCGCTGCCCGTCCCGGAGGGGACGGAGCCCTTCGAAGACTTCCTGAACCGGAGGCGCACGTGA